The Flavobacterium commune genome contains a region encoding:
- a CDS encoding SulP family inorganic anion transporter translates to MKQYFNLFDFSQKVNYKTEILAGLTVAMTMIPESLSFAILAGFPPLVGLYAAFIMGLVTAIFGGRPGLVSGGAGATVIVLIALMKSHGLDYVFAAVALAGVIQILIGLFKLGKFIRLVPQPVMFGFVNGLAVVIFMSQLEQFKTIVNGESVWLSGSPLYIMLGLVALTIGIVLFFPKITKAIPASLVAIMVVFALVLGFGIQTKTVADIASVSGGFPPFHIPNIPLNLETLQLILPYALIMACVGLTEGLLTLNLVDEITGTKGNGSRECVAQGSANILNGFFFGMGGCPMIAQTLVNLSAGSRARLSGIVAALTILCIVLFGAPVIEKLPMAALVGVMFMVAIGTFEWISFRIINKMPKHDIFVGITVALITIVLHNLALAVLIGVIISALVFAWESAKRIRAKKYIDDKGVKHYEIYGPLFFASTTAFAEKFDVLNDPNEVIIDFKESKIADMSAIDAVHKITERYAKVGKTLYLRHLSEDCRQLLQNAQGIIEVNIIEDPTYKVVSN, encoded by the coding sequence ATGAAGCAGTATTTTAACTTATTTGATTTTTCGCAAAAAGTAAATTATAAAACCGAAATATTAGCGGGATTAACGGTTGCTATGACCATGATTCCGGAGTCGCTTTCTTTTGCAATTTTGGCAGGATTTCCGCCTTTAGTTGGATTGTATGCCGCTTTTATAATGGGCTTGGTAACAGCAATTTTTGGCGGACGTCCGGGATTGGTTTCCGGAGGAGCAGGAGCAACCGTAATTGTGTTGATAGCCTTAATGAAATCGCATGGTTTGGATTATGTTTTTGCCGCTGTGGCATTGGCAGGAGTAATCCAAATTTTAATAGGTTTGTTTAAACTGGGAAAGTTCATTCGATTAGTGCCTCAGCCCGTGATGTTTGGTTTTGTAAATGGCTTGGCGGTGGTCATATTTATGTCGCAATTAGAGCAATTTAAGACAATAGTGAATGGCGAAAGTGTTTGGTTGTCAGGAAGTCCGTTGTATATTATGTTGGGCTTGGTAGCTTTGACCATTGGAATTGTGTTGTTTTTTCCAAAAATCACCAAAGCCATTCCAGCTTCTTTGGTGGCAATTATGGTAGTTTTTGCATTGGTTTTAGGCTTTGGAATCCAAACTAAAACTGTTGCCGATATCGCATCGGTGAGTGGTGGATTTCCACCTTTTCACATCCCTAATATTCCTTTGAATTTAGAAACTTTACAATTGATTCTTCCGTATGCTTTGATTATGGCTTGTGTGGGATTGACCGAAGGTTTGTTGACTTTAAATTTAGTGGATGAAATTACCGGGACAAAAGGAAATGGAAGCAGGGAATGTGTGGCTCAGGGAAGTGCTAATATTTTAAACGGTTTTTTCTTTGGGATGGGCGGTTGTCCAATGATTGCACAAACTTTGGTGAATTTATCGGCAGGTTCCAGAGCGCGATTATCCGGAATTGTTGCAGCCTTAACGATACTTTGTATTGTGTTATTTGGCGCTCCTGTAATTGAAAAATTACCAATGGCAGCCTTAGTAGGTGTAATGTTTATGGTGGCAATAGGTACTTTTGAATGGATTAGTTTTCGAATTATCAACAAAATGCCAAAACACGATATTTTCGTGGGTATTACAGTCGCACTTATCACTATTGTGTTGCACAATTTGGCTTTAGCCGTATTGATTGGAGTTATCATTTCAGCATTGGTTTTTGCCTGGGAAAGTGCGAAGCGCATTCGTGCCAAAAAATATATCGATGATAAAGGAGTGAAGCATTACGAAATTTATGGTCCTTTGTTTTTTGCTTCAACTACCGCATTTGCTGAAAAATTTGACGTGCTGAATGATCCCAATGAAGTAATTATTGATTTTAAAGAAAGTAAAATTGCCGATATGAGTGCTATCGATGCCGTGCACAAAATTACCGAGCGTTATGCTAAAGTAGGGAAGACGTTGTATCTACGCCATTTAAGCGAAGACTGTCGCCAACTATTGCAAAACGCTCAGGGAATTATTGAGGTGAATATTATCGAAGATCCTACTTATAAAGTGGTTTCTAACTAG
- a CDS encoding DUF6807 family protein, with the protein MILCKKARLVVAIIFCSQINFGQINLKIEKNQSYFTEGKDSILTYQASEKSINGKYIRSNYIHPLYTLDGTVLTEDFPVDHLHHRGIFWAWHQLYIGDKRIGDGWEIENFKWEVTSVKEKKTKDGSKAIQTTVLWKSPLWKSKNGKEKAFVKEMTTIQVYPKQQHYRLIDIEIALLALEPNIKIGGSEDEKGYGGFSPRIRLSDDIVFTDPSGKITPTNLPIPASEWMDISGALATNGNQAGLTILCNPKNPGAKNPWILRAKKSMQNAVYPFPGAKAVPLSNKKPTVLRYRLIIHDGNANSIPIDEIYHDYASK; encoded by the coding sequence ATGATTCTATGCAAAAAAGCCCGTCTAGTAGTAGCAATTATTTTTTGTAGCCAAATCAATTTTGGTCAGATCAATTTAAAAATCGAAAAGAATCAAAGCTATTTTACAGAAGGTAAAGACAGTATTTTAACGTACCAAGCCTCAGAAAAATCGATTAATGGGAAATACATCCGTTCGAATTATATTCATCCATTATATACTTTGGATGGTACCGTTTTAACCGAAGATTTCCCTGTCGATCATTTGCATCATCGCGGGATTTTCTGGGCTTGGCATCAATTGTATATTGGCGATAAAAGAATTGGCGACGGCTGGGAAATAGAAAATTTTAAATGGGAAGTTACTTCTGTAAAGGAGAAAAAAACAAAAGACGGCAGCAAGGCCATACAAACTACCGTTCTTTGGAAATCGCCTTTGTGGAAATCCAAAAACGGAAAGGAGAAAGCATTTGTAAAAGAAATGACTACTATCCAAGTCTATCCAAAACAACAGCATTATCGTCTGATTGATATTGAAATTGCACTATTGGCACTCGAACCGAATATAAAAATTGGTGGCTCAGAAGACGAAAAAGGTTATGGTGGCTTTTCTCCCCGAATTCGCCTTAGTGATGATATTGTGTTTACTGATCCAAGCGGAAAAATCACCCCTACTAACCTTCCTATCCCTGCCAGCGAATGGATGGATATTTCGGGGGCTTTAGCTACAAATGGAAATCAAGCCGGACTTACTATTTTATGTAATCCTAAAAACCCGGGAGCTAAAAATCCCTGGATTTTACGGGCTAAAAAAAGTATGCAAAATGCAGTCTATCCGTTTCCCGGAGCAAAAGCAGTTCCGTTATCGAATAAAAAACCAACTGTGTTACGCTATCGATTAATCATTCACGACGGTAATGCCAACAGCATTCCGATTGATGAAATTTATCACGATTATGCTAGTAAATAA
- a CDS encoding SRPBCC family protein, giving the protein MKTNLQFDFIVNKENKTVNVTREFAAKLPLVWDAWTKPEILDLWWAPKPYQTKTKSMDFREGGTWLYYMESPEGAIHWCKNDYKKIELLKSFSGLDAFCDENGTTNNDFPRTVWNNTFTENGETTTVTIVAQYEKLEDLEQIIAMGFQEGFTMALGNLDDYLNEATK; this is encoded by the coding sequence ATGAAAACGAATCTACAATTTGACTTCATTGTCAACAAAGAAAACAAAACCGTAAACGTAACAAGAGAATTTGCAGCCAAGCTTCCGTTGGTTTGGGATGCCTGGACAAAACCTGAAATATTAGATTTATGGTGGGCACCAAAACCGTATCAAACCAAAACAAAATCGATGGATTTTAGAGAGGGCGGTACTTGGTTGTATTACATGGAAAGTCCTGAAGGAGCAATACACTGGTGTAAAAACGATTATAAAAAAATTGAACTATTAAAAAGCTTTTCTGGTTTGGATGCGTTTTGTGATGAAAACGGCACTACAAACAACGACTTCCCACGTACAGTTTGGAACAATACTTTTACTGAGAACGGAGAAACTACAACAGTAACTATTGTGGCTCAATATGAAAAACTAGAAGACCTGGAACAAATCATTGCTATGGGATTCCAGGAAGGATTTACAATGGCATTGGGCAATCTTGATGACTATTTAAACGAAGCAACTAAATGA
- a CDS encoding ArsR/SmtB family transcription factor: protein MRRDIFQAIADPTRRAIISLIAVQAMTPNAIAEHFNTSRQAISKHLRILSECELIQQEQKGREIYYQLELNKMKEIDQWLAQFKAIWENRFNELDNILANLKNKTDENESTI from the coding sequence ATGAGACGAGATATATTCCAAGCCATTGCCGATCCTACAAGAAGAGCCATTATAAGTCTCATTGCTGTTCAGGCTATGACACCTAATGCCATTGCTGAACATTTTAACACCAGCAGACAAGCCATTTCTAAACATTTGCGGATTCTTTCGGAATGTGAATTAATCCAGCAGGAGCAAAAAGGAAGGGAAATTTATTACCAACTCGAGCTCAATAAAATGAAAGAAATAGACCAATGGTTAGCACAATTTAAAGCCATTTGGGAAAACCGTTTTAACGAACTTGATAACATATTAGCAAACCTTAAAAACAAAACAGATGAAAACGAATCTACAATTTGA
- a CDS encoding class I SAM-dependent methyltransferase has product MEAQLEQIREQQKDSWNKFSPGWKKWDSLIMEFLHPIGDEMIKLLNPKENESVLDVASGTGEPGISIALKIGNGKIIFTDLAAGMLEIAEENARKAGIPNFETQVCDVSELPFADNSFDIISCRLGFMFFPDMQMAAKELARVLKPGGRITTSVWAGPEKNFWVTAIGGTINKNMGLEAPPEGAPGMFRCAKPGFIANMFKEAGLRNISESEVLGAVNCGTDETYWSMMTEIAAPFVAALSKADDSMRAKIKKEVSELINEKFPDGNVSIPSSAFVIYGEK; this is encoded by the coding sequence ATGGAAGCACAACTTGAACAAATCCGGGAACAACAAAAAGACTCCTGGAACAAATTTTCACCTGGTTGGAAAAAATGGGACAGCCTGATTATGGAATTCTTACACCCTATAGGTGATGAAATGATAAAACTTCTGAACCCAAAAGAAAATGAAAGCGTACTGGATGTAGCATCAGGAACAGGGGAACCGGGTATTAGCATTGCCCTAAAAATAGGAAACGGTAAAATAATATTCACCGATCTGGCTGCAGGCATGCTTGAAATAGCTGAGGAAAACGCACGTAAAGCAGGAATCCCAAATTTTGAAACCCAGGTTTGCGATGTTTCTGAACTTCCTTTTGCTGACAACAGTTTTGATATTATTAGTTGCCGTCTGGGTTTTATGTTTTTTCCTGATATGCAAATGGCCGCCAAAGAATTAGCCAGAGTACTCAAACCCGGAGGACGAATTACAACTTCGGTGTGGGCTGGTCCTGAAAAAAACTTCTGGGTAACTGCCATTGGTGGAACCATAAACAAAAATATGGGGCTTGAAGCTCCTCCTGAAGGTGCTCCGGGTATGTTTCGCTGTGCCAAACCTGGATTTATTGCCAACATGTTTAAAGAAGCAGGTCTTAGAAACATCTCGGAATCCGAAGTATTAGGAGCGGTAAATTGCGGAACTGATGAAACTTATTGGTCCATGATGACTGAGATTGCAGCTCCATTTGTGGCTGCGCTAAGCAAAGCCGATGACAGCATGAGAGCAAAAATAAAAAAAGAAGTTTCTGAATTAATCAATGAAAAATTTCCCGATGGTAATGTTTCAATTCCTTCAAGTGCATTCGTTATTTATGGAGAAAAATAA
- a CDS encoding RNA polymerase sigma factor has protein sequence MESIEKDFLATLSRYNAMIHKLCRLYRDSHEDCEDLFQEIVFQLWKSYPKFRGDAKISTWMYRIALNTAIASFRKKTTNINYSSELPDFAEEQKSDEIELRQERLFAVLKLLDDSEKALIALYFEELSYQQIAEITGINENYVGVKLNRVKAKIKTLMK, from the coding sequence ATGGAATCCATAGAAAAAGATTTTTTAGCCACACTTTCCCGATACAATGCGATGATCCATAAACTTTGTCGGTTGTACCGTGATAGTCATGAAGATTGTGAAGATCTATTTCAGGAAATTGTTTTTCAACTCTGGAAATCCTATCCTAAATTTAGAGGAGATGCAAAAATAAGTACCTGGATGTATCGTATTGCTTTGAATACAGCAATAGCTTCTTTTAGGAAGAAAACAACCAATATTAATTATTCTTCTGAATTGCCTGATTTTGCCGAAGAGCAAAAAAGTGATGAAATCGAATTAAGACAAGAACGATTGTTTGCCGTTTTAAAATTATTAGACGATAGCGAAAAAGCCTTGATAGCCTTGTATTTTGAAGAATTGTCTTATCAGCAAATAGCTGAAATTACGGGAATCAATGAAAATTATGTTGGTGTAAAACTCAATCGCGTTAAAGCCAAAATAAAAACCTTAATGAAATAA